A window of the Cystobacter fuscus genome harbors these coding sequences:
- a CDS encoding DUF7594 domain-containing protein — MNRDQHGKTRGRGGRWLLFAGLATALAGCGGEPGEQAEPLDTARRALTTLTPSEDAHVHESNAASNYGASTSLAIKNDPGASRYAYVKFKLTGITGVSSARLRVHGSASSNTTLQAFQTTDGWSESSLTWSNKPAVGALVADVAINTTAKYYELDVTSYVNAQAGGDGTVSFVLQETVGKYTTLVSSEGSANVPQLELTPSGGGTVDTQAPSVPANLTATGVSSGQIDLRWSASSDNVGVTGYALYRNNAFLKNVTGTSTSDTGLAASTSYTYFLQAQDAAGNTSASSAPVTVTTSSGGTSSCANALDSTARIQAALKTAAPGSVLLLAPGTYTGDRKNSGDPGGQGLFYSGQSGTSAQPIVLRSCDPSQPATLQGTAVNDGSYGLHLTGDYWQIRDLRVTTAQKGIIIDNGNRNLLHGLEVHTIGDEGVHFRDGSSYNTLESSRIHDTGKYQPGYGEGAYVGSDASSSYEHVVIGNVIRSVEFAGGITAEHIDIKEGADGTLVEGCTFQGAGISGDNSADSFVDVKGVNTVVRDNRGFRQGNAKVLDAFQVRTHGTGYATGENNAFSGNVVDLDDSPGYVVYATSAAVGTTAHDDVRTGGGNLYNANVNR, encoded by the coding sequence ATGAACAGGGACCAGCATGGGAAGACGCGAGGGCGTGGCGGGCGGTGGCTGTTGTTCGCGGGACTGGCCACGGCGCTCGCGGGCTGCGGCGGGGAGCCCGGGGAGCAGGCCGAGCCCCTGGACACGGCGCGGCGGGCGCTCACGACCCTGACGCCGTCGGAGGACGCCCATGTCCATGAATCCAACGCCGCCTCCAACTATGGCGCGAGCACCTCGCTGGCCATCAAGAACGATCCGGGCGCGAGCCGGTATGCCTATGTGAAGTTCAAGCTGACGGGAATCACCGGGGTCTCGAGTGCCCGGCTGAGAGTCCATGGCAGCGCGTCCTCGAACACGACGCTCCAGGCCTTCCAGACAACGGATGGTTGGTCGGAGTCCTCCCTCACCTGGAGCAACAAGCCGGCCGTGGGCGCGCTGGTGGCAGACGTGGCGATCAACACGACCGCGAAGTATTACGAACTCGACGTCACGTCCTACGTGAACGCGCAGGCGGGTGGGGACGGCACGGTGTCCTTCGTGTTGCAGGAGACCGTGGGCAAGTACACGACGCTGGTGAGCAGTGAAGGCAGCGCGAACGTGCCGCAGCTGGAGCTCACCCCGAGCGGTGGTGGTACGGTGGACACCCAGGCGCCCTCGGTGCCCGCGAACCTGACGGCCACCGGGGTCTCCAGCGGTCAGATCGATCTGCGCTGGAGCGCCTCCTCGGACAACGTGGGGGTCACCGGCTACGCCCTCTACCGGAACAACGCGTTCCTGAAGAACGTCACGGGCACCTCGACGAGTGACACGGGCCTCGCCGCCTCGACCTCCTACACCTATTTCCTCCAGGCCCAGGACGCGGCGGGCAATACCTCGGCCAGCAGCGCACCCGTCACCGTGACGACCTCGAGCGGCGGCACGTCCTCGTGCGCGAACGCCCTGGACTCGACGGCCCGGATTCAAGCGGCCCTGAAGACCGCGGCTCCGGGGTCCGTCCTGCTGCTCGCTCCGGGAACCTATACGGGCGATCGGAAGAACAGCGGAGATCCGGGGGGACAGGGCCTGTTCTACTCGGGCCAGAGCGGGACGTCCGCCCAGCCCATCGTCCTGCGCAGCTGTGATCCCAGCCAGCCGGCCACCCTCCAGGGCACCGCGGTCAACGATGGCTCCTACGGCCTGCACCTGACGGGGGACTACTGGCAGATCCGCGACCTGCGCGTCACCACCGCGCAGAAGGGCATCATCATCGACAACGGCAACCGCAACCTGCTCCACGGGCTCGAGGTGCACACGATCGGGGACGAAGGCGTCCACTTCCGGGATGGCAGCTCCTACAACACGCTCGAGTCCTCGCGAATCCACGACACGGGCAAGTACCAGCCCGGATATGGCGAAGGCGCCTATGTCGGCTCCGACGCCAGCTCCTCGTACGAGCATGTCGTCATCGGCAATGTCATCCGCTCCGTGGAGTTCGCCGGAGGCATCACCGCGGAGCACATCGACATCAAGGAAGGCGCCGATGGCACGCTCGTGGAGGGCTGCACCTTCCAGGGCGCGGGCATCTCCGGCGACAACAGCGCGGACAGCTTCGTGGACGTCAAGGGCGTCAACACCGTCGTGCGCGACAACCGGGGCTTCCGTCAGGGCAATGCCAAGGTCCTGGATGCCTTCCAGGTGCGCACGCATGGCACCGGGTACGCGACGGGCGAGAACAACGCCTTCTCCGGCAACGTCGTCGATCTGGACGACTCGCCGGGCTACGTCGTGTACGCCACGAGCGCGGCGGTGGGGACGACAGCGCACGACGATGTCCGCACGGGGGGCGGCAATCTGTACAACGCCAACGTGAACCGTTGA
- a CDS encoding peptidase MA family metallohydrolase, with protein MRALFLSALLSAAPPTPAQAQKLAAQGNWDELYLAWAAVKPKTHSPAERRTIATALLQGCETLAGSDAVMAYSLAERAVNFMETVPGLRCLVRTALVTDQRGAAEEALRQGLEHFPKQGYFGLELGRLLLEDKDPEGALAALRRVPSRAPEAPQARALLQKALASANEENEARAQLRAIERRFSGEEETPPSRPASTSGLAFASSVGEDGMRTRANSRFIVKYFNNARDFGQRADYEGRIVAALDEARHHTRQVLGEARETPVDVVLYTREEFRTHQGAALARAVAGLYSAGAIRINDAAELTPQTKATLVHEYVHAVVDDLVGADAGGQPIPVWLNEGLAEYVEWRYLGSDKPPYSLTNRLRGAAQAGQLPSLSRMAGQALIQQGDPALAYGTSGMAVRELLSQGGPGRLLGLIRQVGQGDTFEEALQHQYGRSVTQLDEAVKAALSRR; from the coding sequence ATGCGTGCCCTGTTCCTCTCCGCCCTGCTCTCGGCCGCTCCCCCCACGCCGGCGCAGGCCCAGAAGCTCGCCGCCCAGGGCAACTGGGATGAGCTGTACCTGGCCTGGGCCGCGGTGAAACCCAAGACCCACTCCCCCGCCGAGCGCCGCACCATCGCCACCGCCCTGCTCCAGGGATGCGAGACCCTCGCCGGCTCGGACGCCGTCATGGCGTACTCGCTCGCCGAGCGTGCCGTGAACTTCATGGAGACGGTGCCGGGCCTGCGCTGCCTGGTCCGCACGGCGCTCGTCACCGACCAGCGCGGCGCCGCCGAGGAGGCCCTGCGCCAGGGACTGGAGCACTTCCCCAAGCAGGGCTACTTCGGGCTGGAGCTGGGCCGGCTGCTGCTCGAGGACAAGGACCCGGAGGGTGCGCTCGCGGCGCTGCGGCGCGTTCCCTCGCGCGCCCCCGAGGCGCCCCAGGCCCGGGCCCTGCTGCAGAAGGCCCTCGCCTCGGCGAACGAGGAGAACGAGGCGCGAGCCCAGTTGCGCGCCATCGAGCGGCGCTTCTCGGGCGAGGAGGAGACCCCACCCTCGCGCCCGGCGTCCACCTCGGGGCTCGCCTTCGCCTCCAGCGTGGGCGAGGACGGCATGCGCACGCGCGCCAACAGCCGCTTCATCGTGAAGTACTTCAACAACGCGCGCGACTTCGGCCAGCGCGCCGACTACGAGGGCCGCATCGTCGCCGCGCTCGACGAGGCGCGCCACCACACCCGCCAGGTGCTCGGCGAGGCGCGCGAGACGCCCGTCGACGTCGTCCTCTACACCCGCGAGGAGTTCCGCACCCACCAGGGCGCCGCCCTCGCGCGCGCCGTGGCCGGCCTGTACTCCGCGGGCGCCATCCGCATCAACGACGCCGCCGAGCTCACCCCCCAAACCAAGGCCACCCTCGTGCACGAGTACGTGCACGCCGTGGTGGATGACCTCGTGGGCGCCGACGCGGGCGGCCAGCCCATCCCCGTCTGGCTCAACGAGGGGCTCGCGGAGTACGTGGAGTGGCGCTACCTGGGCAGCGACAAGCCGCCCTACTCGCTCACCAACCGCCTGCGGGGCGCGGCCCAGGCCGGTCAGCTTCCCTCGCTGTCGCGGATGGCGGGGCAGGCCCTCATCCAGCAGGGTGATCCGGCCCTGGCCTATGGCACCTCGGGCATGGCGGTGCGCGAACTGTTGAGTCAGGGAGGGCCCGGCCGGCTCCTCGGCCTCATCCGTCAGGTCGGCCAGGGCGACACCTTCGAAGAGGCCCTCCAGCACCAATACGGCCGGAGCGTGACGCAGTTGGACGAAGCGGTGAAGGCGGCTCTCTCGCGGAGGTAA
- a CDS encoding DUF6982 domain-containing protein yields the protein MSDTSVAMREFRFLDEKRTQGSLSPAEQARWTELQGFLGGQGASTQPAEAVDYAQQPQGYYGDDGQWYAYPAGYDPQQPQGYYGADGQWYAYPAGYDPQQPQGYYGDDGQWYAYPAGYDPQQPQAYDPQAYAQQQPQGYYGDDGQWYAYPAGYDPQQPQAYDPQAYAQQDSDHTTPFAQPLSAQDAQAGNDAVLEAPPTDELTALPLESEPQSLDGAQPADDVFEVADTDLTPVSEAISIPEPVETVDMSDWEDTTTPSATALASPPPTPAPVRGASEPIQELGEDDFSSLNTDTDPIPVSSPPPVHEELLAQPQTLDIPATDVSVLDTADGPLQAEPMFAEEPMAPVSEEWASAPLAVDGAATAPPPTEDAWDASAHRSFDATSTEEALRDADRMEVTASYALPAYQEPQPYPAETPAADEAPTFDVSELEAAPEPAPTDASLETPWETAPEVAPSSAPVEQPPSAQLSAEPESTEQPTFDVADLGAEMEPAPAAMEDPADYRPTTLELNPVQVGPDLVADTVQVADSFNPEATQPSDWGTSEQTFDTGHPGDPVPLTSASDYLGHNTRHADGTVSDEPVPLEADIRSSWMSNDLDHGTAEPLQLQSAADFMNTPEFISASATWGHRPESEQPVQETHAAEEPYGYGTAYDGNGSSDAAGWGTPSDVAPATEAQPEWSTPASESAPIEAQPEWAAQPEEAQPVLEAQPEEAQPVMEAQPEWAAQPEEAQPVLEAQPEEAQPVMEAQPEWATQPEEAQPVMEAQPEEAQPVMEAQPQWAAQPEEAQPVLEAQPEEAQPVMEAQPEWAAQPEEAQPVLEAQPEEAQPVMEAQPEWAAQPEEAQPVLEAQSEWDAQPEAQSEWAAQAEAQPVMEAQSEWGAQPEVQSEWGAQPEEAQPVMEAQPEEAQPEWAAQPEAQSEWGTQPGEAQPVMEAQPEEAQPWAAQPEAQPVMEAQSEWGAQPEAQPEWGAQPVMEAQPEWGAQPEAQPEWGAQPEAQAEWGAQPVMEAQPEWSAQGEWASAEAQPGIGAQTDWSAPADPYAPTGTHSDWSASAEAQPAAEAQPEWATPAPEPLPGQDSAHWTEPAQPEWSTDGTASQWGAPGEQAPAPSEWAASEPASGTATPEWSAPAAEQDSTWASPMQSEWSAPAASESWEQAQESAAPAEPPPPAEPDLPVMEAEPEPVRLATMDFQEIDLSDEVEEAPAVAPTPVAPPPAPAPVPRAPAPAAPAPRSVALPKAPPPAPVTPPPAPVTPPPAPAPLPRAQTTPPVFAIPTAPAAPAALVPGSPPPRASRQAMATVTTPPAAQAAVAPLNAFIAGEHRVIIHTVEGQVKRGAIRDVDLLDAAIPLEQQAGFAPESIAIQRVKAIFFMLATGSRPPQPEGQKIRVTFNDGRQVAGFSNDYQGTGQGFFVIPADTRTNTSRIFIYRSSVQTVAEG from the coding sequence ATGTCCGACACGAGCGTGGCGATGAGGGAGTTTCGCTTCCTGGACGAGAAGCGGACGCAGGGGAGTCTTTCCCCCGCGGAACAAGCTCGATGGACCGAGCTCCAGGGATTCCTGGGCGGCCAGGGTGCGTCCACGCAGCCCGCGGAGGCCGTGGACTACGCGCAACAGCCCCAGGGCTACTACGGCGATGATGGCCAGTGGTACGCCTACCCCGCTGGCTACGATCCCCAGCAGCCCCAGGGCTACTACGGCGCCGATGGCCAGTGGTACGCCTACCCCGCTGGCTACGATCCCCAGCAGCCCCAGGGCTACTACGGCGATGATGGCCAGTGGTACGCCTACCCCGCTGGCTACGATCCCCAGCAGCCCCAGGCCTATGATCCCCAGGCCTACGCGCAGCAGCAGCCCCAGGGCTACTACGGCGATGATGGCCAGTGGTACGCCTACCCCGCTGGCTACGATCCCCAGCAGCCCCAGGCCTATGATCCCCAGGCCTACGCGCAGCAGGACTCGGACCACACGACGCCTTTCGCCCAACCCCTCTCGGCCCAGGACGCCCAGGCCGGGAACGATGCCGTCCTCGAGGCCCCGCCCACCGACGAGCTGACCGCGCTTCCGCTCGAGTCCGAGCCCCAGTCCCTGGATGGGGCCCAGCCCGCCGACGATGTCTTCGAGGTGGCCGACACCGACCTGACGCCCGTCAGCGAGGCCATCAGCATTCCCGAGCCTGTCGAGACGGTCGACATGAGCGACTGGGAGGACACCACCACGCCCTCGGCGACCGCGCTCGCCTCCCCGCCTCCGACTCCCGCTCCCGTGAGGGGCGCCTCGGAGCCCATCCAGGAACTGGGTGAGGACGACTTCTCCTCGCTCAACACCGACACGGACCCCATCCCCGTCTCCTCCCCGCCGCCCGTGCACGAGGAGCTGCTGGCTCAGCCCCAGACCCTCGACATCCCGGCCACGGACGTCTCGGTGCTCGACACCGCGGACGGTCCGCTCCAAGCCGAGCCGATGTTCGCCGAGGAGCCCATGGCCCCCGTCTCCGAGGAGTGGGCCTCCGCGCCGCTCGCGGTGGATGGCGCCGCCACGGCCCCTCCGCCCACCGAGGACGCATGGGATGCCAGCGCGCACCGCTCCTTCGATGCCACCTCCACCGAGGAGGCCCTGAGGGACGCGGACCGGATGGAGGTCACCGCGTCGTACGCGCTGCCCGCCTATCAGGAACCGCAACCCTACCCCGCGGAGACCCCCGCGGCCGACGAAGCGCCCACGTTCGATGTCTCCGAGCTCGAAGCCGCTCCCGAGCCGGCCCCCACGGACGCCTCGCTGGAGACCCCGTGGGAGACCGCGCCGGAGGTGGCACCGAGCAGCGCGCCCGTCGAGCAACCGCCCTCCGCGCAGCTCTCGGCGGAGCCCGAGTCCACGGAGCAGCCCACCTTCGACGTGGCCGACCTTGGCGCCGAGATGGAACCCGCTCCGGCCGCCATGGAAGACCCGGCCGATTACCGCCCGACCACGCTGGAGCTCAATCCAGTGCAGGTGGGACCCGATCTGGTGGCGGACACCGTCCAGGTCGCCGACTCGTTCAACCCCGAGGCCACCCAGCCGTCGGACTGGGGCACGAGTGAGCAGACGTTCGACACGGGCCATCCGGGAGACCCCGTCCCGCTCACCAGCGCCTCCGACTACCTGGGACACAACACGCGGCACGCCGACGGCACGGTGTCCGACGAGCCGGTGCCGCTCGAGGCGGACATCCGCTCGAGCTGGATGAGCAACGACCTGGACCACGGCACCGCGGAGCCGCTCCAGTTGCAGAGCGCCGCGGACTTCATGAACACGCCGGAGTTCATCTCGGCGAGCGCCACCTGGGGTCATCGGCCGGAGAGCGAGCAGCCCGTCCAGGAGACCCACGCCGCCGAGGAGCCGTATGGCTACGGCACGGCGTACGACGGCAACGGGTCGAGCGACGCCGCGGGCTGGGGCACTCCGAGCGACGTGGCCCCGGCCACCGAGGCCCAGCCCGAGTGGTCCACTCCCGCCAGCGAGTCGGCCCCCATCGAGGCCCAGCCGGAATGGGCCGCTCAGCCCGAGGAGGCCCAGCCGGTGCTGGAGGCCCAGCCCGAGGAAGCCCAGCCCGTCATGGAGGCTCAGCCCGAGTGGGCCGCTCAGCCCGAAGAGGCCCAGCCGGTGCTGGAGGCTCAGCCCGAAGAGGCCCAGCCCGTCATGGAGGCTCAGCCCGAGTGGGCCACTCAGCCCGAAGAGGCCCAGCCCGTCATGGAGGCTCAGCCCGAAGAGGCCCAGCCCGTCATGGAGGCTCAGCCCCAATGGGCCGCTCAGCCCGAAGAGGCCCAGCCGGTGCTGGAGGCCCAGCCCGAAGAGGCCCAGCCCGTCATGGAGGCTCAGCCCGAATGGGCCGCTCAGCCCGAAGAGGCCCAGCCGGTGCTGGAGGCCCAGCCCGAGGAAGCCCAGCCCGTCATGGAGGCTCAGCCCGAGTGGGCCGCTCAGCCCGAAGAGGCCCAGCCGGTGCTGGAGGCCCAGTCCGAGTGGGACGCCCAGCCTGAGGCCCAGTCCGAGTGGGCCGCTCAAGCGGAGGCCCAGCCGGTGATGGAGGCCCAGTCCGAGTGGGGCGCCCAGCCTGAGGTCCAGTCCGAGTGGGGCGCCCAGCCCGAGGAAGCCCAGCCCGTCATGGAGGCTCAGCCCGAGGAAGCCCAGCCCGAGTGGGCCGCGCAACCGGAGGCCCAGTCCGAGTGGGGCACCCAACCCGGGGAAGCCCAGCCCGTCATGGAGGCTCAGCCCGAGGAAGCCCAGCCGTGGGCCGCGCAGCCGGAGGCCCAGCCGGTGATGGAGGCCCAGTCCGAGTGGGGCGCCCAGCCGGAAGCCCAGCCCGAATGGGGCGCCCAGCCGGTGATGGAGGCGCAGCCCGAATGGGGCGCTCAGCCGGAGGCGCAGCCCGAATGGGGCGCTCAGCCGGAGGCCCAGGCCGAATGGGGCGCCCAGCCGGTGATGGAGGCCCAGCCCGAGTGGAGTGCCCAGGGCGAGTGGGCGAGCGCCGAGGCCCAACCCGGCATCGGGGCTCAGACGGATTGGTCGGCACCCGCCGACCCCTACGCGCCCACTGGCACGCATTCCGACTGGAGCGCGTCAGCGGAGGCCCAGCCCGCCGCCGAGGCTCAGCCCGAGTGGGCCACGCCCGCGCCCGAGCCACTCCCGGGCCAGGACTCCGCCCACTGGACGGAGCCCGCGCAGCCCGAGTGGTCGACGGATGGCACCGCCTCGCAGTGGGGTGCGCCGGGCGAGCAGGCTCCGGCTCCCTCCGAGTGGGCGGCGTCGGAGCCCGCCTCGGGGACGGCCACGCCTGAATGGAGCGCTCCCGCCGCGGAGCAGGACTCCACCTGGGCCAGCCCCATGCAGAGCGAATGGAGCGCTCCCGCCGCCTCCGAGTCGTGGGAACAAGCCCAGGAGAGCGCCGCGCCCGCCGAGCCACCGCCGCCCGCCGAGCCCGACCTCCCCGTCATGGAAGCCGAGCCCGAGCCAGTGCGTCTGGCCACGATGGACTTCCAGGAGATCGATCTCTCGGATGAGGTCGAGGAGGCTCCGGCGGTGGCGCCGACTCCCGTCGCGCCTCCGCCCGCCCCCGCGCCCGTGCCCAGGGCTCCGGCTCCCGCTGCTCCGGCACCGCGAAGCGTGGCGCTCCCCAAGGCGCCTCCGCCCGCGCCCGTGACGCCTCCGCCCGCGCCCGTGACGCCTCCGCCCGCGCCCGCGCCGCTCCCGAGGGCCCAGACCACTCCACCGGTCTTCGCCATTCCGACCGCGCCCGCCGCTCCAGCCGCCCTCGTGCCCGGCTCTCCGCCGCCGCGAGCCTCGCGACAGGCCATGGCGACCGTGACGACCCCGCCAGCGGCCCAGGCCGCCGTGGCTCCCCTCAATGCCTTCATCGCGGGCGAGCACCGCGTCATCATCCACACGGTGGAGGGACAGGTGAAGCGAGGCGCCATCCGCGACGTGGACCTGCTCGACGCGGCCATCCCCCTGGAGCAGCAGGCCGGCTTCGCCCCCGAGTCCATCGCCATCCAGCGCGTGAAGGCCATCTTCTTCATGCTCGCCACGGGCAGCCGTCCCCCTCAACCCGAGGGACAGAAGATCCGCGTCACCTTCAACGACGGCCGCCAGGTCGCGGGCTTCTCCAACGACTACCAGGGCACGGGCCAGGGCTTCTTCGTCATCCCTGCGGACACCCGTACCAACACCTCGCGCATCTTCATCTACCGCTCCAGCGTGCAGACCGTCGCCGAAGGTTGA
- a CDS encoding isoprenylcysteine carboxyl methyltransferase family protein — protein sequence MSDSARAWLLFLGFILVERLFELVLSARNARRALAQGGREVGQEHYRVMTVLHTAFLLACAGEVLVFQRTFPGVLGWAALVGAVAAQALRYWAISTLGERWNTRIIFIPGARPVTSGPYRFVRHPNYVAVILEMACIPLIHGGYLTALLFSVANAVLLSVRIRAEEAALGAEYQRAFQARPRFIPGSAHEPR from the coding sequence ATGTCCGATTCCGCACGGGCCTGGCTGCTCTTCCTGGGGTTCATCCTGGTCGAGCGCCTCTTCGAGCTCGTCCTCTCCGCGCGCAACGCGCGCCGGGCACTGGCCCAGGGAGGCCGGGAGGTCGGGCAGGAGCACTACCGGGTGATGACGGTGCTCCACACGGCGTTCCTGCTGGCCTGCGCGGGCGAGGTGCTCGTCTTCCAGCGGACCTTCCCAGGGGTGCTGGGGTGGGCCGCGCTCGTGGGAGCCGTGGCGGCACAGGCGCTGCGCTACTGGGCGATCTCCACGCTCGGCGAGCGCTGGAACACGCGCATCATCTTCATTCCCGGGGCGCGGCCGGTGACCTCCGGCCCCTACCGCTTCGTGCGCCATCCCAACTACGTCGCGGTCATCCTGGAGATGGCGTGCATCCCCCTCATCCACGGAGGCTACCTGACGGCCCTCCTGTTCTCGGTGGCCAACGCGGTGCTGCTCTCCGTACGCATCCGCGCGGAGGAGGCGGCGCTCGGCGCCGAGTACCAACGGGCCTTCCAGGCACGTCCCCGCTTCATTCCCGGAAGCGCCCATGAGCCGCGCTGA
- a CDS encoding NAD(P)/FAD-dependent oxidoreductase yields MTKTDVAIVGGGPSGLAVAIHAARRGISTLLFERQGLPRDKACGEGLMPAGLRELEALGARAHLTPADCAPIVGIRYLQEDGTSVEGRLPSPGGLGIRRLALEMALERVARNVGVEIREHAQVTTVDRTSERVRLTTATGEQVEARLLVAADGLASPLRRDQGLDMESSASAPKRYGLRQHFRMKPWTPFVEVHFAQGVEAYVTPAGGERVGVAFLWQDGGIQGHIGFAELVRHFPALRARLEGAPPDSSPRGAGPLERGVRARSLDRFVLVGDAAGYVDAITGEGLTLAFRSAAELGRRLPEVLANGASRTSLAGYERAVRAPYLRYVFFTRLLLTLARRPGLRARIIRQLARVPPVFEWMLHQVIEP; encoded by the coding sequence ATGACGAAGACGGACGTGGCGATCGTGGGCGGAGGACCCTCGGGGCTCGCGGTGGCCATCCACGCCGCGCGTCGGGGAATCTCCACGCTCCTCTTCGAGCGGCAGGGACTGCCCCGCGACAAGGCCTGTGGGGAGGGGTTGATGCCCGCGGGCCTGCGCGAGCTCGAGGCGCTCGGGGCGCGCGCGCACCTCACCCCGGCCGACTGTGCCCCCATCGTGGGCATCCGCTACCTCCAGGAGGATGGCACCTCGGTCGAGGGCCGCCTGCCCTCGCCCGGTGGGCTCGGCATCCGCCGGCTCGCCCTGGAGATGGCGCTGGAGCGCGTGGCCCGGAACGTGGGCGTGGAGATCCGCGAACACGCCCAGGTCACCACGGTGGATCGCACGTCCGAGCGCGTACGGCTGACGACCGCCACCGGAGAGCAGGTGGAGGCACGCCTGCTGGTGGCCGCGGATGGACTGGCCTCGCCACTGCGGAGGGACCAGGGCCTGGACATGGAGTCGAGCGCCTCGGCGCCCAAGCGCTATGGCCTGCGCCAGCACTTCCGGATGAAGCCCTGGACGCCCTTCGTGGAGGTCCACTTCGCCCAGGGCGTGGAGGCCTATGTCACGCCCGCGGGTGGCGAGCGCGTGGGCGTGGCCTTCCTCTGGCAGGACGGAGGAATACAGGGGCACATCGGCTTCGCCGAGCTCGTGCGCCACTTCCCCGCGTTGCGGGCCCGGCTCGAGGGCGCGCCCCCGGACTCCTCGCCACGAGGCGCGGGGCCCCTGGAGCGCGGCGTGCGCGCCCGGAGTCTGGACCGCTTCGTGCTGGTGGGAGACGCGGCGGGGTACGTGGATGCCATCACCGGCGAGGGGCTGACGCTCGCCTTCCGCTCCGCGGCCGAGCTGGGACGGCGGCTGCCCGAGGTGCTCGCGAATGGGGCGTCGCGCACGTCGCTCGCCGGCTATGAGCGGGCGGTGCGCGCGCCCTATCTCCGCTACGTGTTCTTCACCCGGCTGCTGCTCACCCTGGCGCGGCGTCCCGGGTTGCGCGCCCGGATCATCCGCCAGCTCGCTCGCGTGCCGCCCGTCTTCGAGTGGATGCTCCACCAGGTCATCGAGCCGTGA
- a CDS encoding YceI family protein — protein sequence MKMFMKSAVAALVLAAPSLASATEYVIDSGHSSAAFSVKHMMVSNVRGAFSKVTGSANIDEKDLTKSTIEATIDATTVNTNEPKRDEHLRSPEFFDTAKYPTITFKSTKIAKAGKNLKVTGDLTLHGVTKPVVLDVEGFTTESKDPWGNLKRGGSATTKINRKDFGLTWNSAIETGGVAVGEEVSITIDLEINKKQEAAAAPAAAPAAPAAKTTK from the coding sequence ATGAAGATGTTCATGAAGTCCGCCGTCGCCGCCCTCGTGCTCGCCGCCCCCTCGCTCGCCTCCGCCACCGAGTACGTCATCGACTCGGGCCACTCGAGCGCGGCCTTCTCCGTGAAGCACATGATGGTGTCGAACGTGCGCGGCGCCTTCTCGAAGGTGACCGGCAGCGCCAACATCGATGAGAAGGACCTGACCAAGTCCACCATCGAGGCGACCATCGACGCCACCACCGTCAACACCAACGAGCCCAAGCGCGACGAGCACCTGCGCAGCCCGGAGTTCTTCGACACCGCGAAGTACCCGACCATCACCTTCAAGTCGACGAAGATCGCCAAGGCCGGCAAGAACCTCAAGGTGACGGGCGACCTCACCCTGCACGGCGTGACCAAGCCGGTGGTGCTGGACGTGGAGGGCTTCACCACCGAGTCGAAGGATCCCTGGGGCAACCTCAAGCGCGGTGGCTCGGCCACCACGAAGATCAACCGCAAGGACTTCGGCCTGACCTGGAACTCGGCCATCGAGACGGGCGGCGTGGCCGTGGGTGAGGAGGTCTCCATCACCATCGACCTGGAGATCAACAAGAAGCAGGAGGCCGCTGCCGCTCCGGCCGCTGCCCCCGCCGCCCCCGCCGCCAAGACCACGAAGTAG